A genomic segment from Prochlorothrix hollandica PCC 9006 = CALU 1027 encodes:
- a CDS encoding Uma2 family endonuclease yields the protein MPPTPTSSPPQTLTPPSLEDGNPETNEDTPWGVMPEPDISDVIIEDGKPVDNWISEKQQRLLTTSAYSSFTFDDPFILTANVGLFYADKQAPLVPDVMLSLRVTCPNDWTQNKNRSYFVWNMGKAPDVAIEIVSNKVGNELGSKLQDYAKAGVGYYVVFDPFQTLSQDVLRIYERRGVSYHLRSDDFLEEVNLGLTLWSGEFEGSSYGHWLRWCDRSGQIFLTGDEKFQQEKHRADRLAQLLKNHGIDPNAL from the coding sequence ATGCCCCCCACCCCAACCTCCTCACCCCCCCAAACCCTCACTCCCCCATCTCTCGAAGACGGAAACCCAGAAACCAACGAAGATACTCCCTGGGGCGTAATGCCCGAACCCGACATCAGCGATGTCATCATTGAAGATGGAAAACCCGTGGATAATTGGATCTCAGAAAAGCAACAAAGACTCCTAACCACCTCCGCCTACAGTTCCTTCACCTTTGACGATCCTTTTATCCTCACCGCCAACGTTGGACTCTTTTACGCAGACAAACAAGCCCCGCTAGTTCCTGATGTCATGCTAAGCCTCAGGGTCACCTGCCCCAACGACTGGACCCAAAATAAAAACCGCTCCTACTTTGTCTGGAACATGGGCAAAGCCCCCGATGTGGCCATTGAGATTGTCTCCAATAAAGTCGGCAATGAATTAGGTTCCAAACTCCAAGACTATGCCAAGGCTGGAGTCGGATACTACGTGGTTTTCGATCCGTTTCAGACTTTAAGTCAGGATGTGTTACGAATCTATGAAAGACGCGGAGTCAGTTACCACCTCCGATCGGATGACTTCCTTGAAGAGGTTAACCTGGGCCTAACCCTATGGTCTGGGGAATTTGAGGGGAGTTCCTATGGGCACTGGTTACGGTGGTGCGATCGATCGGGGCAAATCTTCCTAACCGGTGACGAAAAGT